In the genome of Halapricum salinum, one region contains:
- a CDS encoding tRNA (adenine-N1)-methyltransferase encodes MTVLLVREDREYLVEPGETLETDLGIIEVPDAPSAGDVVESHLGETFRVQALRGPDLFEHFERTGAPMMPRDIGLVIGHTGASAGDRVLDAGTGTGVLAAYLGRLGADVTTYECDPDFAEVARENMAMADVDEHVDVLTGDLTDQLDDLAGEGFDVLTLDTEDAASVVERAPTLLVRGGFLAVYSPFVESTRDVVAAARNVGLTDIETFETIQREMDFDDRGSRPSTAGVGHTGYLTFARRP; translated from the coding sequence GTGACCGTCTTGCTGGTCCGGGAGGACCGTGAGTACCTCGTCGAACCGGGCGAGACGCTCGAAACTGACCTCGGAATTATCGAGGTGCCCGACGCCCCGAGTGCGGGCGACGTCGTCGAGTCACATCTCGGCGAGACGTTCCGGGTGCAGGCGCTGCGCGGGCCGGACCTGTTCGAGCACTTCGAACGCACCGGCGCGCCGATGATGCCCCGAGATATCGGGCTCGTGATCGGCCACACCGGCGCGTCGGCGGGCGACCGCGTCCTCGACGCCGGGACCGGCACTGGCGTGCTTGCGGCGTACCTCGGCCGACTCGGGGCCGACGTGACGACCTACGAGTGCGATCCCGACTTCGCCGAGGTCGCTCGCGAGAACATGGCGATGGCCGACGTCGACGAGCACGTCGACGTTCTGACGGGCGATCTGACCGACCAGCTCGACGACCTCGCTGGCGAGGGGTTCGACGTGCTGACACTCGACACCGAGGACGCCGCAAGCGTGGTCGAGCGAGCGCCGACGCTACTGGTTCGGGGCGGCTTTCTGGCGGTCTACTCGCCGTTCGTCGAGTCGACGCGCGACGTGGTCGCGGCTGCCCGTAACGTGGGATTGACCGACATCGAGACGTTCGAGACGATCCAGCGGGAGATGGACTTCGACGACCGCGGGTCGCGACCCTCGACGGCAGGCGTCGGGCACA
- a CDS encoding nascent polypeptide-associated complex protein, producing the protein MFGGGGGGLNPRKMKQMMEQMGIDMEDIDAEEVIIRTDEEELVFTDAEVQLMEAQGQKTYQIVGEPESRALGSGDSGGESEDGSDDSGESAGAVDDQDVEIVAQRAGVSEDAAREALEANDGDLAAAVSQLEQ; encoded by the coding sequence ATGTTTGGAGGAGGCGGCGGCGGACTCAATCCGCGCAAGATGAAGCAGATGATGGAGCAGATGGGCATCGACATGGAGGACATCGATGCCGAAGAAGTGATCATCCGGACCGACGAGGAGGAACTGGTCTTCACCGACGCCGAGGTCCAGCTCATGGAAGCCCAGGGCCAGAAGACCTACCAGATCGTCGGCGAACCCGAATCCCGGGCGCTGGGCAGCGGCGACTCCGGCGGCGAGAGCGAGGACGGGAGCGACGACAGCGGCGAGTCGGCCGGCGCGGTCGACGACCAGGACGTCGAGATCGTCGCCCAGCGTGCCGGCGTCAGCGAGGACGCGGCCCGCGAGGCGCTGGAAGCCAACGACGGCGACCTGGCGGCGGCAGTCAGCCAGCTCGAACAGTGA
- a CDS encoding extracellular solute-binding protein produces MSGPVATPPDEDSNDSRYVESTGDERRGRAVLSRRAYLASAGAAVAPAGCVALPATSDGPTVRWKFDFAASDEKREATRRALYESGGLREEITVEFVEPHIGELERQFQFQFEDRDPDSDLYLVPSRWLRTNLRGLVWPIEAVLPEETRSEIADAYAPATLQNVTDRTDGLVGLPVAVDVATMQYRRDLVEAAGYDPSGWATDPMTWQRWSQITADVREQGDVEYGCTTQLDDYVGLVCCTFNEALVSWGGAYFGGRDHRGEPIGQRPVTIADEPGVDACRMLRRFLHGETFDGAFADYAGGIVPTDALEWNEEYSREPFARGEAVMHRNWPYSLDLTGRAETEVEAGTPTLGTDRLGAMPLPYAVPESEATVPGRGGTPAVLGGRRTAVVHPATDHPRAVAEVLAAAATPEFQLALLEILGWLPPRPELYETDRARSVDILGQYMDTLRVAVENAVPYPRGLGIESEQSDLIATAVNAILRREADPAERLATLADRLRAVESG; encoded by the coding sequence ATGTCTGGGCCAGTAGCGACGCCCCCGGATGAGGATTCGAACGATAGCAGATACGTCGAGTCTACCGGCGACGAGCGTCGAGGGCGAGCAGTTCTTTCTCGCCGGGCGTACCTCGCCAGTGCGGGAGCGGCTGTCGCGCCAGCCGGATGTGTGGCCCTGCCGGCGACCAGCGATGGGCCGACCGTCCGCTGGAAGTTCGATTTCGCGGCCTCCGACGAAAAGCGGGAGGCCACCCGTCGAGCGCTGTACGAGTCCGGCGGCCTCCGCGAGGAGATAACGGTCGAGTTCGTCGAACCCCACATCGGGGAACTGGAACGGCAGTTCCAGTTCCAGTTCGAGGACCGTGACCCGGACTCGGACCTGTATCTCGTCCCCAGCCGCTGGCTCCGGACCAATCTCCGTGGTCTCGTCTGGCCGATCGAGGCGGTGCTGCCCGAGGAGACCCGCTCGGAGATAGCCGACGCGTACGCGCCTGCGACTCTCCAGAACGTGACCGACAGGACAGACGGACTGGTCGGACTCCCCGTGGCCGTCGACGTGGCGACGATGCAGTACCGCCGCGATCTCGTCGAGGCCGCGGGGTACGACCCCAGCGGGTGGGCGACGGACCCGATGACGTGGCAACGGTGGTCACAGATCACTGCCGACGTGCGCGAACAGGGCGACGTCGAGTACGGCTGTACGACCCAACTCGACGACTACGTGGGACTCGTCTGCTGTACCTTCAACGAGGCGCTCGTCTCGTGGGGCGGGGCGTACTTCGGGGGGCGAGACCACCGCGGGGAACCGATCGGACAGCGGCCGGTGACAATCGCCGACGAACCGGGCGTCGACGCCTGCCGGATGCTCCGGCGGTTTCTCCACGGGGAGACCTTCGACGGAGCGTTCGCCGACTACGCGGGCGGGATCGTGCCGACGGACGCACTGGAGTGGAACGAGGAATACTCGCGCGAACCGTTCGCCCGCGGCGAGGCGGTCATGCATCGAAACTGGCCGTACTCGCTGGATCTGACCGGTCGGGCGGAGACAGAAGTCGAGGCTGGGACCCCCACGCTCGGGACCGACCGGCTGGGCGCGATGCCGTTGCCATACGCCGTCCCGGAGTCCGAGGCTACCGTTCCCGGTCGCGGCGGGACGCCGGCAGTTCTGGGAGGGAGACGGACGGCCGTCGTCCATCCCGCGACCGACCATCCCCGCGCCGTCGCCGAAGTGCTTGCGGCGGCGGCCACGCCCGAGTTCCAGCTCGCTCTGCTCGAGATACTAGGGTGGCTCCCGCCACGACCCGAACTCTACGAGACCGACCGGGCCAGGAGTGTCGACATCCTCGGGCAGTACATGGACACCCTCCGGGTCGCCGTCGAGAACGCCGTCCCCTACCCGCGGGGTTTGGGCATCGAGTCCGAGCAGTCGGACCTGATCGCGACGGCCGTCAACGCGATCCTCCGGAGGGAAGCCGACCCCGCGGAGCGCTTGGCGACCCTGGCCGACCGGTTGCGTGCGGTGGAATCGGGGTAG
- a CDS encoding PUA domain-containing protein produces the protein MTDAASPADRGHRMLARVADYQFGAGAGEALFGDHEALEITRSTSGRPRQVHAPDGRLVTYNTDGRFTLGVEGGRRLVDALDEPAYRVVVGDDSEPFVRDGKNVFAKFVQTVDPDVRPGDEVAVVHEDGDVLGVGRAELPAEDMLTFETGMAVFVRHGAGE, from the coding sequence ATGACAGACGCGGCGTCGCCCGCCGACCGCGGTCACCGAATGCTCGCCCGAGTCGCAGACTACCAGTTCGGCGCGGGCGCAGGCGAGGCGCTGTTCGGCGATCACGAAGCGCTCGAAATCACCCGCTCGACCTCCGGGCGGCCACGGCAGGTCCACGCCCCCGACGGCCGACTGGTGACCTACAACACCGACGGTCGATTCACCCTCGGCGTCGAGGGCGGCCGGCGACTCGTCGACGCACTCGACGAACCGGCCTATCGAGTCGTGGTCGGCGACGACAGCGAGCCGTTCGTCCGCGACGGCAAGAACGTCTTCGCGAAGTTCGTGCAGACTGTGGACCCGGACGTCCGTCCCGGCGACGAGGTCGCCGTGGTTCACGAAGACGGAGACGTCCTCGGGGTCGGGCGTGCGGAACTCCCGGCCGAGGACATGCTGACCTTCGAGACCGGCATGGCCGTGTTCGTCCGTCACGGCGCTGGCGAGTGA
- a CDS encoding LabA-like NYN domain-containing protein has translation MTRSETHGTQRVAVLADSQNLYHTARSLHEQNIDYAELLDAAVDGRSLTRAIAYVIKANAPEEETFFEALVDIGFETRIKEIRTFGDGSKKADWDVGMSLDAVSLADHVDAIALCTGDGDFARLCTHLQHEGVRVDALSFRESTAESLIDAADGFIDLSEDTDRFLL, from the coding sequence ATGACCAGAAGTGAGACTCACGGGACCCAGCGGGTCGCAGTCCTCGCGGATTCGCAGAATCTCTATCACACGGCTCGCAGTCTCCACGAGCAGAACATCGACTACGCGGAGTTGCTCGACGCGGCGGTCGACGGCCGCTCGCTCACGCGGGCGATCGCCTACGTCATCAAGGCCAACGCCCCCGAGGAAGAGACCTTCTTCGAGGCGCTGGTCGACATCGGCTTCGAGACGCGCATCAAGGAGATTCGGACGTTCGGCGACGGCTCGAAGAAGGCCGACTGGGACGTCGGGATGAGCCTCGACGCCGTCTCGCTGGCCGACCACGTCGACGCCATCGCGCTCTGTACCGGCGACGGCGACTTCGCGCGGCTCTGTACGCACCTCCAGCACGAAGGGGTTCGGGTCGACGCACTCTCGTTCCGGGAGTCGACGGCCGAGTCGCTGATCGACGCCGCGGACGGCTTCATCGATCTGAGCGAGGATACGGACCGCTTCTTGCTCTGA
- a CDS encoding TrmB family transcriptional regulator gives MDSEQLVSVLETGGLSRYQAQAFVALLELGTASAGDLADASGVPQPRIYDVIRDLEADGYVETYEGETLQARVEDPDAIVGDIAVRISEFQSATEEIERRWTEPEPTPHEAAIVTKYETVHKRVVSFLEDANYYAQLSVNPDQLERLRPTLEAAHDNGIYVQLAIHSYDEETLPEAEDLEAVCTEARLRERPAAFLALIDQQQVGYALHVDSPDEYGMVIDDRGPSYVFSWFFTTMLWELWEPHYDGRPSEPPLRYFEIRRLIPEIEPLLDAGATVRVRVSGQWVDTHRPCQLVGTVEEVAYEGQGLDDGPPTLQDLAGMASLVVETDGGTFSVGGIGTLVEDVEADQIVVEEIDE, from the coding sequence ATGGACAGCGAACAGCTGGTCTCGGTGTTAGAGACCGGCGGGCTCTCGCGCTACCAGGCCCAGGCGTTCGTCGCGCTGCTCGAACTGGGGACGGCCTCGGCGGGCGACCTCGCCGACGCCAGCGGTGTCCCACAGCCACGGATCTACGACGTCATCCGCGACCTCGAAGCCGACGGCTACGTCGAGACCTACGAGGGCGAGACCCTCCAGGCGCGCGTCGAGGACCCCGACGCCATCGTCGGCGACATCGCAGTCCGGATCAGCGAGTTCCAGTCGGCGACCGAGGAGATCGAACGCCGCTGGACCGAACCCGAACCGACGCCCCACGAGGCGGCCATCGTCACGAAGTACGAGACTGTCCACAAGCGGGTCGTCTCGTTTCTCGAAGACGCGAACTACTACGCCCAGCTGTCGGTAAACCCCGACCAGCTCGAGCGTCTCCGGCCGACGCTGGAGGCGGCACACGACAACGGGATCTACGTCCAGCTCGCGATTCACTCCTACGACGAGGAGACACTGCCCGAGGCCGAGGATCTCGAAGCCGTCTGCACCGAGGCCCGGTTGCGAGAGCGGCCCGCGGCGTTCCTGGCACTGATCGACCAGCAGCAGGTCGGCTACGCGCTCCACGTCGACTCGCCGGACGAGTACGGGATGGTCATCGACGATCGCGGCCCTTCCTACGTCTTCTCGTGGTTCTTCACGACGATGCTCTGGGAACTGTGGGAGCCACACTACGACGGCCGGCCGAGCGAGCCGCCGTTGCGGTACTTCGAGATCCGGCGTCTCATCCCCGAGATCGAACCCCTGCTCGACGCGGGGGCGACCGTCCGCGTCCGGGTCAGCGGCCAGTGGGTCGACACGCACCGGCCCTGCCAACTCGTCGGCACCGTCGAAGAGGTCGCGTACGAGGGCCAGGGTCTCGACGACGGGCCGCCCACGCTCCAGGACCTCGCGGGGATGGCCAGTCTCGTCGTCGAGACGGACGGCGGGACCTTCTCTGTCGGCGGGATCGGTACGCTCGTCGAGGACGTCGAGGCCGACCAGATCGTCGTCGAGGAGATCGATGAATAA
- a CDS encoding aminopeptidase, producing MSMNHDLRAPAETALKQCMGLQSGESCCIVTDDERWPIGKALYDVACEITDDATILCYPPGDQHGEEPPKTVEAAMAEPDVLLAPTTKSLSHTRARSNATAAGVRAATLPEITEEVFVSGLDADYESIREHCREILAGVSGAEQIRVTAPSGTDITLDPGDREWLEDTGIVHEAGAFSNLPAGEVFVSPMSADGRVVVNGTMMPHGLLDKSQTVVFEVEDGQVTSIEDDAVAEQVAAAAEEVGDAAYNLAELGIGTNVAVERLVGSVLLDEKAGGTVHFAIGDDASIGGDVDAPLHLDGIVRDPTVYADGEEVPLPTP from the coding sequence ATGTCCATGAACCACGACCTCCGTGCGCCCGCCGAGACCGCCCTGAAGCAGTGCATGGGTCTCCAGTCGGGCGAGTCGTGCTGTATCGTCACCGACGACGAGCGCTGGCCGATCGGCAAGGCGCTGTACGACGTCGCCTGCGAGATCACCGACGACGCGACGATCCTCTGTTATCCCCCGGGTGACCAGCACGGCGAGGAGCCGCCGAAGACGGTCGAGGCTGCCATGGCCGAACCAGACGTCCTGCTGGCGCCGACGACCAAGAGCCTCAGTCACACCCGCGCGCGCTCGAACGCCACGGCGGCGGGCGTCCGCGCGGCGACCTTGCCCGAGATCACCGAGGAGGTGTTCGTCTCGGGGCTGGACGCCGACTACGAGTCCATCCGCGAGCACTGCCGCGAGATACTGGCTGGCGTCTCGGGGGCCGAACAGATCCGCGTGACCGCGCCCTCGGGGACGGACATCACGCTCGACCCCGGCGACCGGGAGTGGCTCGAAGACACCGGGATCGTCCACGAGGCGGGCGCGTTCTCGAACCTGCCCGCAGGTGAGGTGTTCGTCAGCCCGATGAGCGCCGACGGCCGGGTCGTCGTCAACGGGACCATGATGCCCCACGGCCTGCTCGACAAATCCCAGACGGTGGTGTTCGAGGTCGAGGACGGCCAGGTCACGTCGATCGAAGACGACGCCGTCGCCGAGCAGGTCGCGGCCGCGGCCGAGGAGGTCGGCGACGCCGCCTACAACCTCGCCGAACTCGGCATCGGGACGAACGTCGCCGTCGAGCGGCTCGTGGGATCGGTCCTGCTCGACGAGAAAGCCGGCGGCACGGTCCACTTCGCCATCGGCGACGACGCCTCGATCGGCGGCGACGTCGACGCACCGTTGCATCTGGACGGCATCGTCCGCGACCCTACGGTCTACGCCGACGGCGAGGAAGTGCCGCTGCCGACGCCCTGA
- a CDS encoding type II toxin-antitoxin system VapC family toxin, with translation MTRVVVDTTVLYAAANRRASRHETAFSIVRAADRGDLPELLVPDPILVETLNGLTRDVGHETATDFLSRLQQSSQFDLQREPTTVWQTGLDLFRRVDRLSLADAIVVASVRHTGAAFVYSFDDDFDGFDGFDRLTTADDPFS, from the coding sequence ATGACGCGGGTCGTCGTCGATACGACCGTTCTGTACGCGGCTGCAAATCGACGCGCCTCCCGTCACGAGACTGCATTTTCGATCGTCCGAGCCGCCGATCGAGGAGACCTCCCCGAGTTGCTCGTCCCTGATCCGATCCTCGTCGAGACGCTCAACGGGCTGACCAGAGACGTCGGCCACGAGACTGCGACGGATTTCCTGTCGCGCCTGCAACAGAGCAGCCAGTTCGACCTCCAACGGGAGCCAACTACAGTGTGGCAGACCGGACTCGATCTGTTCCGACGCGTCGACCGACTATCGCTGGCCGACGCAATCGTCGTCGCGAGTGTCAGACACACCGGCGCGGCGTTCGTCTACAGTTTCGACGACGACTTCGACGGATTCGACGGCTTCGATCGGCTCACGACCGCCGACGATCCGTTTTCGTGA
- a CDS encoding AbrB/MazE/SpoVT family DNA-binding domain-containing protein — MSTPDEVGEGTVSGNQVSIPAHIRRRFDIEDGDVIEWQIVDGELKVEVRQTASSAFEDFEPGASEEAVDVVEEHDGFGLE; from the coding sequence ATGAGCACACCAGACGAGGTCGGGGAGGGGACGGTTTCAGGTAACCAGGTGTCGATACCCGCTCACATCAGACGACGCTTCGACATCGAGGACGGAGACGTCATCGAATGGCAGATCGTCGACGGGGAACTCAAAGTCGAGGTCCGCCAGACGGCCAGCAGCGCGTTCGAGGACTTCGAGCCCGGCGCGTCCGAGGAAGCTGTCGACGTCGTCGAGGAACACGATGGGTTCGGTCTCGAATGA
- a CDS encoding metallophosphoesterase codes for MLVGIVSDTHDNGDVVERAVAVFEDEDVDAVIHCGDFVAPFSATPFDADFEFYAVRGNNDGEWNLQNVIDGFGTYLGEMSELTLGGSEFAVYHGTSEPIVDALLDCGRYDYVCRGHTHQRVHEERDGTVHLNPGGIAIPPAPGEPAAVVLDTETGDVEFHDIG; via the coding sequence ATGCTTGTCGGCATCGTCTCAGACACCCACGACAACGGCGACGTGGTCGAACGCGCAGTCGCGGTCTTCGAGGACGAGGACGTCGACGCAGTGATACACTGCGGCGATTTCGTCGCACCGTTCTCGGCGACCCCTTTCGACGCGGACTTCGAGTTCTACGCCGTCCGTGGCAACAACGACGGCGAGTGGAACCTCCAGAACGTGATCGATGGCTTCGGCACCTACCTCGGCGAGATGAGCGAACTCACGCTCGGAGGGTCCGAGTTCGCGGTCTATCACGGCACGAGCGAACCGATCGTCGACGCCCTGCTCGACTGTGGGCGCTACGACTACGTCTGTCGCGGCCACACCCACCAGCGCGTCCACGAAGAGCGCGACGGAACCGTCCACCTCAATCCCGGTGGCATCGCGATCCCGCCCGCGCCGGGCGAGCCCGCCGCAGTCGTGCTTGACACCGAGACCGGCGACGTCGAGTTCCACGACATCGGGTAG
- a CDS encoding ATP-binding protein, with protein MATARDTGGRDGGGSTDPISLVHVDDDSEFLSATDAFLTARAEDVEIDSITDPNAVLDYLERDDVDCVISDYSMPEMDGLALLERVRETWPELPFVLYTGRGSEELASEAIAAGVTEYVQKGGGTSHYDLLLQRVRNAVAAHRSHQRAEELEHVAGVIREINQALLRADSHASLFADAVETLAAADPYAGAWIATTDEGRLTTAAWAGPAECRCFESDSSSVGALAHDAVDSERVCVRQRIAPDSIDADAGFVPGADYRSVATVPLVADGDVGGVLVVFGHDSEAFDTAECDLLEEVAGDIGFAIDAIALRAQLEHRATELELLSRVLRHDIRNDIQIVLGWCALLAEGADGDQQAFVEKIETTSRHIDELTDSAREIVEALVANGDTLLEPTAIGPLLEAEIEKAAEAFEDAAFTLVDHTDGPVVLANEMLSSVFRNVLNNAVQHNDGDESQVEIAVTETDGQVVVRVADDGPGIPLDRRERVFGKGERGFGSGGTGMGLYLVATLVDLYEGTVRIEGGDPGTVVVIELPTV; from the coding sequence ATGGCAACCGCCCGAGATACTGGTGGTCGGGACGGGGGCGGGTCGACCGATCCCATCTCCCTCGTGCACGTCGATGACGACAGTGAGTTTCTCTCGGCGACCGACGCGTTCCTCACGGCTCGCGCCGAAGACGTCGAGATCGACTCGATAACTGATCCAAACGCCGTGCTCGACTACCTCGAAAGAGACGACGTCGACTGTGTGATCAGTGATTACTCCATGCCGGAGATGGACGGGCTGGCGTTGTTAGAGAGAGTCCGGGAGACGTGGCCCGAATTGCCGTTCGTCCTCTACACCGGCCGGGGGAGCGAAGAGCTGGCCAGTGAGGCGATCGCCGCAGGCGTCACCGAGTACGTCCAGAAGGGCGGCGGGACCAGTCACTACGATCTGTTGCTCCAGCGAGTCCGCAACGCTGTCGCGGCCCACCGTAGCCACCAGCGGGCCGAGGAACTCGAACACGTCGCGGGCGTCATCAGAGAGATCAACCAGGCGTTGCTCCGGGCGGACAGCCACGCGTCGCTGTTCGCCGACGCCGTCGAGACGCTGGCGGCGGCCGACCCCTACGCCGGAGCCTGGATCGCGACCACTGACGAGGGACGGCTGACGACTGCCGCGTGGGCCGGTCCCGCGGAGTGTCGCTGCTTCGAATCCGACTCCTCGTCGGTGGGAGCGCTGGCCCACGACGCGGTCGATTCCGAGCGAGTGTGCGTCCGCCAGCGGATCGCCCCCGATTCGATCGACGCCGACGCGGGGTTCGTCCCCGGCGCGGACTACCGATCGGTGGCCACCGTGCCGCTGGTGGCAGACGGCGACGTCGGCGGCGTCCTCGTCGTCTTCGGCCACGACAGCGAGGCGTTCGACACGGCCGAGTGTGACCTCCTCGAAGAGGTCGCCGGCGACATCGGCTTTGCCATCGACGCGATCGCGCTCAGAGCGCAACTCGAACACCGTGCGACCGAACTCGAACTACTCTCGCGCGTGCTCAGACACGACATCCGCAACGACATCCAGATCGTGCTCGGCTGGTGTGCACTGCTCGCGGAAGGGGCCGACGGCGATCAGCAGGCCTTCGTCGAGAAGATCGAGACGACCAGCCGCCACATCGACGAGTTGACCGACAGCGCCCGCGAGATCGTCGAGGCGCTGGTCGCCAACGGAGACACCTTGCTGGAACCGACCGCGATCGGCCCGCTGCTGGAAGCCGAAATCGAGAAGGCGGCCGAGGCGTTCGAGGACGCCGCGTTCACGCTGGTCGACCACACCGATGGGCCGGTCGTCCTGGCAAACGAGATGTTGAGTTCGGTGTTCCGAAACGTCCTGAACAACGCCGTCCAGCACAACGACGGCGACGAGTCGCAGGTCGAAATCGCCGTGACCGAGACAGACGGCCAGGTCGTCGTCCGCGTCGCCGACGACGGCCCCGGTATTCCCCTGGATCGCCGCGAGCGCGTCTTCGGGAAGGGCGAACGCGGGTTCGGCAGCGGTGGCACGGGGATGGGACTGTACCTCGTCGCGACGCTCGTCGATCTCTACGAGGGAACGGTTCGGATCGAGGGCGGCGACCCCGGAACGGTCGTCGTGATCGAACTCCCGACAGTCTAA
- a CDS encoding phosphoglycerate kinase: MPEYNTLDDLEDGQRVLVRLDLNSPVEDGEVQDNNRFDRYSETVAALADADHKVVLMAHQGRPGRDDFVSLQQHADILAEHVGKPVEFVADTFGEDAIAAIESLEAGEILLLENTRMTDDELPEKDPEEHADSEFVKTLAPHFDAYVNDAYSAAHRAHASTVGFPLVLPAYAGLVMEREYEYNTSVANKEFDGPVTMVCGGNKSEDVISVVNNLGGKVDNFLLGGLPGELFRRAQGYPVGHDLEGMDLLDGQWDETKDTLEDLVENRLDEFGLPVDFAYEGDDGDRAEIALEDIEEKEDAYLDIGHDTIEDYLPYIEESDAVFVKGAVGVFEDERFADGTVELISAIAESDCFSVIGGGDTARTLDLYDIDEDEFDHVSIAGGAYLNALTGKELVAVEVLKANA; the protein is encoded by the coding sequence ATGCCCGAATACAACACGCTCGACGACCTCGAAGACGGCCAGCGCGTCCTCGTCCGCCTCGACCTCAACTCGCCGGTCGAGGACGGAGAGGTCCAGGACAACAACCGATTCGACCGCTACTCCGAGACGGTCGCTGCACTCGCCGACGCCGACCACAAAGTCGTGCTCATGGCCCACCAGGGTCGACCCGGTCGCGACGACTTCGTCTCGCTGCAACAGCACGCCGACATCCTCGCGGAGCACGTCGGCAAACCCGTCGAGTTCGTCGCCGACACCTTCGGCGAGGACGCCATCGCGGCCATCGAATCGCTCGAAGCGGGTGAGATTCTCCTGCTGGAGAACACCCGGATGACCGACGACGAACTACCCGAGAAAGACCCCGAAGAACACGCCGACAGCGAGTTCGTCAAGACGCTGGCACCCCACTTCGACGCCTACGTCAACGACGCCTACTCGGCGGCCCACCGCGCTCACGCTTCCACCGTGGGCTTCCCGCTCGTGCTGCCCGCGTACGCGGGTCTCGTCATGGAACGGGAGTACGAGTACAACACCTCCGTCGCCAACAAGGAGTTCGACGGTCCCGTCACGATGGTCTGTGGCGGCAACAAATCGGAGGACGTCATCAGCGTCGTCAACAACCTCGGCGGGAAGGTCGACAACTTCCTGCTGGGCGGCCTCCCGGGCGAACTGTTCCGACGCGCCCAGGGCTACCCCGTCGGCCACGACCTCGAAGGGATGGACCTGCTGGACGGCCAGTGGGACGAGACCAAGGACACCCTCGAAGACCTCGTCGAGAACCGCCTCGACGAGTTTGGTCTTCCTGTGGACTTCGCCTACGAAGGCGACGACGGCGACCGCGCGGAGATCGCACTGGAGGACATCGAGGAGAAAGAAGACGCCTACCTCGACATCGGTCACGACACCATCGAGGACTACCTGCCCTACATCGAGGAGTCCGACGCCGTCTTCGTGAAGGGTGCAGTCGGCGTGTTCGAGGACGAGCGCTTCGCCGACGGGACAGTCGAGCTCATCTCGGCGATCGCCGAATCCGACTGTTTCTCGGTGATCGGCGGCGGTGACACTGCCCGAACGCTGGATCTGTACGACATCGACGAGGACGAATTCGATCACGTCTCGATCGCCGGTGGCGCGTACCTCAACGCCCTGACCGGCAAGGAACTCGTCGCGGTCGAAGTGCTGAAAGCGAACGCCTGA